The sequence taatagattaatagtatagtaaccctactctctctctctctctatatatatatatagaattaggctagtatactatcggtagtacagaggcctttgtgctatcaagttgttttcaatgatgtggcttccaaatatgtaattttatattttatatatatatatgtatgaatatattatgtatgcttaacttatttatttatttttttaacctctTAAAGTCTATGTAATTAATGAGCGTTTTATCTCCCACAACGTGAGAGGAGAGAGGCTTGTGCAAAAGGATGGAGAAGGTCAATGGAGAACGTGAGAGCTAAACTAAGCTTTGAAGCAAACCGAGGATCGAGATGTCTCCACCGGCATGAGTCGCCGTCCCTTTCACGATTCCGGTGGCCGTCGACTCGGTCCTTCTTACTTAAACGCTTCTGTGTTGcgttatatatttcttttatttatatatatatatatatatatatatatagtgtgtgtgtgtgtgtgaggctactatgcttctagaagcatagagccctccgtgcttccaggtagttttcgatgttgcgaccttcgaatcgtcgatcggctccgttaaacatgatctagagtatttgaagtacctaaaaaataaattttatgattttttgatatcatttgcctagttatcgaaggggttcaaaatcaataattttaatgaccgtagtgagccgtttgccaAGTTTAACGGgttagaaatatccaaatcacgtaaaattttgatagaaaattttatactatataaaataagatcaatatctttgatttaaattttagtcatattatcacgttttgtaagattttattttcagccgtgattttgagccccttcgttcactaggcaaatatatcgaaaaattgcataatttattttctaggtacttcaaatactctagattaagtttaacggagccgatcgacggtTCGAAAGTTGCAACATGAAAATGACCTGGAAGGACGGAAGGTTCCGAACTTCACGAAGCATAGTaacctcactcatatatatatatatatatatatatattatatattatatatatatatattatagagtccggctacggtgcttgtaaaagcaaaaagtattggtgcttgtaaatttttttaccgttagatctacttctctaatcattttttaaccattagattatactattcaaccaaccaccactcaaccctaggggccacatcatcctaaccgcacatcccttaattcaagggctaaaatctacaagcaccagtaacttgatacttttaaaagtataggagctcatatttatatatatatatatatatatatatatatatatagttggactgggctactattagtagcaaaatttttgttgctaccagttttttagcctttggatcaactcttttcattattttaaccattgattaaatactataaccagtggaaaccactcaaccctagggggaccactcacctctaaccgactaatatcatcctgaccatacaatttttcatccaagggttaaaacttGATAGAGAAAAGAAcgtttttactattaataatattccagcctaattatatataatatatatatattatatatatatataatattagagtccggctactatgctatcggtagcacggagcgctccgtgcctACCAAGtgtgttttcgatgatgcggctttcaaatcgacgatcggctccgttagacttgatctacattattgaaagtatttggaaactaaatttcaatttttcgacatcatttgactagtgatcaaaagatctcaaaattgacaatttcaatggccgatgtggtgtgtttgtgagtttaacgtgtgtaaaacaatccaaatgccggatgaaaattttatagaaaattctttcactatttagaataagatcaatatatctgatcttgaatttaaatcttttatcatcatttttttatgagattttttattttcagcgttcaATTTTAGgcctacttgtttgataggtaaattgatatcgaaaattgtgaaatttagtttctaaatactttcaatagtgtagatcaactctaacggtgcgatcgtcgatttggaagccacatcatcgaaaacaacttggtagcacggagcgctccgtgctaccgatagtatagtagcctagctctatatatatatatatatatatatatatatatatatatataaacacactCTGGAGTACTTTCTGCTTTTGAGATCCAGAATCTCTTATTTGCTTTATGCTGCATTTCTATTAGAGACTACTAGTGAAGCCaaacagaagcagaagcagcccAAAAAGGCTCTTAGGCGTAATTTGGCAATGTAATGGCTAAAATCATCAATTTATGTTTTGCAATACCCTCCCACccccaaaatatataaaaaaaaagaaatcaaaatctaatttcaaTCTTTGttccttttatattataaagtTGCGGTGGAAACCGCCACAGCAGAAGCATGCAATTACAAATGCTATATTAATTGTAACTGCATGCTTCAATTAATAGCGATTCACATcacaattttataatataaaagaagaaaaaattgaaagtatttttaaattttatagatcttctaaagtaaaaaaaaaaagatatttttagcCACAATATTACAAACCACCAAATTggacttcttttctttctacaaCAACCTTTAAATTGCTTTAGTTTAGTAATCATAATTAGACAATTAAAACGGAAGGTGTGAACAATTATAATCATGCGGTGTAAAATTTGCACATGTAATGCACAGTGTTGGAACGAACGAAATATTTGACCATAAAAGCACTGTGCACCCATTGTACTGCAtagttttaattaatattaaaactcCATGTAACATTTGACTTTTAATGCTTCATAACAATGAAGCTTCTGTTCTAAATTacgtaaattaaataaaacaaggAGTGTTCACACCTTACAATTGCTAGGCCAGCATTAATTATAAGGTCAATGTGCATGGGGACATGGTCACTAGTTGAATAATTaatactttttaattaattatatctttTTTGTTATTACTTAATCTACATTACTGGGTTCCAAATCTCCTTTATAAATAAGCAAGCCCACTCTCTTCATCTCTTCCCCCTTCTCCTGATCTCCTCGCGAAACCGCATGGATCGAAAGACGGGCGGGAGCTCCCCTTGCGCATCGTGCAAGCTGTTACGAAGGCGGTGCGCGAAAGATTGCATTTTCGCTCCGTATTTCCCTCCCGACGATCCCCACAAGTTCGCGATCGTCCACAAGGTCTTCGGTGCCAGCAATGTTAGCAAAATGTTGCAggtctctctcttctctctctctctctcacgtcCATATATCATATTCAATGAAAAGAGACTAGTACTAGACAGACGGTGCACGAATGTACAGATGCATTACGTGTCAGCAACTATATTTAAACGTACATACTGATCATGTATACGtacgtatattatatatatatatgcgctcTTTAGGAACTTCCGGTTCATCAAAGAGGGGATGCCGCGAGCAGTCTCGTGTACGAGGCGAATGCGAGGGTAAGGGATCCGGTTTACGGTTGCGTCGGGGCGATCTCGTACCTCCAAAACCAAGTCGCGCAGCTTCAGATGCAGCTCGCGATGGCTCAGGCGGAAATTTTGTGCGTCCAGATGCAGCAGGAGACTCCCTTTGCGCGCGAACAAAAGATCGgaatcgacgacgacgacgaccacgACGACAAGCACTTCATGTTGCAGCACAGTGGTTTCTCTCATGGTGTAAATCAGTTCATGAGTTTTTCCTCCCCTGGTACCAATGTAGTGCAGGAGCCTCTCAAGAGAGAGTCTCTTTGGGCATAAAAAAGAAATCATTTATATCCAAATATAGCAGTTTAAAGTGGCCGTATTTTTGTGATGTACCAatgtttttgtttgtttgcgTGTGTATCTGTACGTTTTCTTTTCATTAACTGGGATCAAGACGTTGTGGACACATAAAATTAGAACACAGGTAAGGTGTGGATACagctgataaaattaaaatattattatatttcttgtgcgaataaaaattaataaaatttttattgacagttcatatattttaagaaaaaaaattcttcatcatatagaatttatttatattgtcaaaaaaaattatatttatttattaaaaagctaaaatatttatcgttttatattgtatttgcataaaaaaaagtttttttttttatgggacGTGCGTCGAAGATGTGTCCGTCGCACGTCCCCGTTGGACGCGAGTCTAACAGGAACACACGTGTATTCGGCAGTGATACGCGAGACTTATATATAGCTGTGTCGGTGATACGTAGATTGAAATTAATCTAAAACCTCGAGTCATTTCCACCTGGGACTCGAACCTCACACCCCTTTTCACTCAAGCCATTTCCGGACTTCAATGTACGTAGATGgaaagaatttaattttttccatttaaaaaaatgactaattaatatttttatctactATGTTAACAGCAAATAATGCAAATTTACTAAATGGAAAAGAGTCTCTTACGAGTAAAGCAATCAAAATTTAGTGTATGGGTCAACTCTTTTGCATGTATACTTTGAGTGAAAAAGAGGGCTTAGTGTCTTACTTCTTAGAACAAATGACTCTCTTTTAATCTGGTTTTTGTCCTATTAGCCAAATAAGAATTAATGATGGAACAACCCcacaatttaattagttaaacaTCTTAAGAGTACCAAACTCCTTTTTCTTGTCTTTCTAACTTTAACAATAATTAAATTCCGATTCCGTATTAATTAGTGTAATCTTTGAAGCAAATAAAGCCAAAATCTACACCTATTTTGAAAGATtcctcaacatataatatatacaccTGTTCTTCTCCTAAGTAGCACCATGCCTAAGCTTGTTTGGCCTCTTCTATCCCTTCGATTTATGCTTTCTTAGTtggatgtatatatacataaagtctggctattatacttttaagAGTACGAttcccttcgtactcataaattattttcgataatagagcttccgaattgacgatcaatgccgttaaatattttctatagcatttaaaaacttttaaaaatcaaatttttatatagtagCTCTaatacacacacacgcacacacacacacgcgcgcgcgcacacacacacatatatatatagaattgagtttctatacttttaaaagtaccaagccattgatgtttgtaagttttcggtCCTTGAATTAAgaaatgtatggttaggatgatgtgggcctcctagggttgatttgatggttggttgaataatataatctaacggataaaaatgatcaaaagcaAAGATCTaagagtaaaaaatttataagcatcaagtgcttggtacttttacaagcaccatagccggactatatatatatatatatatatatatatatatatatatatatatatatatatatatatatatatataatctttttaTACTTGAAAGAAGgactcttttgttttttctaagCACAACAACTGttaaagagaaaacatactaatATTCCTCAGAAGACCCAAACAAACTAAAACCATATTGTTTTAAGACTTCAACAAGTATGCTAGATTATGATATAAGAATTGTTATTATTTCTATACATACATCAAGATCTAATGTATGATCATCatattaattaatcttttatttgaaagaaagaagaaaaaaaaactttgtagTGATTGGATGGTGTActaggtttcaaattttttttttggctctgcATTATTGAAACTAGTAATTATTCAGGTAGATTTAAATAGAAAGGGATTATAATTATACTTAGTACGTACgtcaacatcaaaaacaaaattagCTAACAAttctataataaattaagaggATTATCATTGTAAGGTACATAAATTTCTATGgatgacaatatatatataattccatACATGTGCAAAACACTTTCTCatctcgttttttttttgtgatataTAATTCATAATACACAAGTGATAATTTACAAATTATCTAAGTTTTTCCGGTTTTATGTGGATAATTAAGGGTCCTTTTTGGTACCGAGGAATACATAAAGTGTATAGAAATATACATCTCCGTCTTTTGACAGGTCGGTAAAGTATATTCTAACTGATTCATTGCGATATCCACAACTTGATATTACTTATGAAAATATACGAATTAACtatttttctatcattttttttcaccGCAAGTACGTAACACAGTCTCTGGCCTTTTAATTTCAAATGGAGCCTAAAATAAATAACTAGTTCTAACTTAGGGATTGGGGGTTAAGAGGTCTAGTTCATGAATCCTCTCCTCTTGGGTTTAGTGCGATAAAAGTAGAGTGGTCAATGCTGTTGAAAATGAATTCTATAATTAAAAACCACACAATATTTGAAATTGttaaatgagattttttttttttttttttaagtgcaCTTGTTCTCGAACTTGAACAAAACCAAAACCGAAACCAAAACAAGGTAAGAAAAGATAGTGGGAAAGCGAGGAAACATTTTTCTCCTTTGAGGGCTCGAGGATAATATTAGTAAATTCTCTAACTAGTTGattagattaaaaaatgtaTTCTCAAGAATTTTTGACAAGAAGGAGCACTAAATAACaatttacaataattttttttagtataaagAGATTTGGGAATCAAGCAGGAGCATATCCTTGCAACATCCCTGCTTCACGTATAACATAGTGAGAATTTCTGAGTTTGTTTATCAAATGCTTAATTCTTGATTTTTAGTatcagatcctctatacttccgatagtatattagctctactctctctctctctctctatatatatatatagagttggacttggttactattagtagcaaaattNctatatatatatatatatatatatatatatatatatatatagagttggacttggctactattagtagcaaaatcccattgttgctaatagttttttagcctttgggtcaactcttttcattatttcttaccattggattaaatactataacccagtggggaccactcaaccctagggggaccactcaactctaaccgactaatatcatcccgaccctacaatttttcatccaagggttaaaaacttgatagcaaaaagagcgttttactattaatagtattccagcctaattatatatatatgaatccggctactatacttttaggagtacgatcaccctcgtactcataagttgttttcgatgatagagcttgcgaatcgacaatccataccgttaaacattatctggagcattaaaacgtctagaaattaaattttataatttttcgacatcatttatcttacgattaAAAGgatacaaaattgacaatttttaacggctagtatggaatatttgctagtttaacagtgtaaaagaatcgaaatcagttgaatttttaataaaaaattttattcactacatagataaagattaataactccgatcttaaattgaaggatccgatcatccatttttaaggcgtcgttcgattttgactgttcattttatacgcgcttgatgaactttcttataatttcgaaaaattacgaaatttattttctaggagtttcaaatactttatatcatatttaatggagttgatcgtcgattcgaaagtttcatcattgaaaacaacttatgagtacgaagtgctctatactaataagagtatagtaactctAGCCCCATATATNNNNNNNNNNNNNNNNNNNNNNNNNNNNNNNNNNNNNNNNNNNNNNNNNNNNNNNNNNNNNNNNNNNNNNNNNNNNNNNNNNNNNNNNNNNNNNNNNNNNNNNNNNNNNNNNNNNNNNNNNNNNNNNNNNNNNNNNNNNNNNNNNNNNNNNNNNNNNNNNNNNNNNNNNNNNNNNNNNNNNNNNNNNNNNNNNNNNNNNNNNNNNNNNNNNNNNNNNNNNNNNNNNNNNNNNNNNNNNNNNNNNNNNNNNNNNNNNNNNNNNNNNNNNNNNNNNNNNNNNNNNNNNNNNNNNNNNNNNNNNNNNNNNNNNNNNNNNNNNNNNNNNNNNNNNNNNNNNNNNNNNNNNNNNNNNNNNNNNNNNNNNNNNNNNNNNNNNNNNNNNNNNNNNNNNNNNNNNNNNNNNNNNNNNNNNNNNNNNNNNNNNNNNNNNNNNNNNNNNNNNNNNNNNNNNNNNNNNNNNNNNNNNNNNNNNNNNNNNNNNNNNNNNNNNNNNNNNNNNNNNNNNNNNNNNNNNNNNNNNNNNNNNNNNNNNNatatatacatatatatatacatatatatatatatatatatatatatatatacatatatacatatatatatacatatatatatatatatatatatatatatatatatgtatgtatgttacATTTTTACACGCAATTTAACTTGTATCAAAATAATTTCGAAATACCAACACTGtcattactttaattttttcgCATAATGCACATTGTAGCGAAATATATAACCTTTTCAAAGTTTACACTTTACAAGATGTGCATAAAGAAGCACAAAACTTTATttgcaacaaaaaataaaaaaaggtgaaattgaTCAATGCCTATGTAACGCCCAATAATCTCATATCAGATggacaaataattttatttaaaatatatgaggcctacacgctaataataataattggtttTAAGTATTTTCAGCCGGTAACTTggatccaacgagttattattgctagcgggtcgagtAGTTGCAACCCACGTAGA is a genomic window of Ananas comosus cultivar F153 linkage group 13, ASM154086v1, whole genome shotgun sequence containing:
- the LOC109719748 gene encoding LOB domain-containing protein 12-like, with amino-acid sequence MDRKTGGSSPCASCKLLRRRCAKDCIFAPYFPPDDPHKFAIVHKVFGASNVSKMLQELPVHQRGDAASSLVYEANARVRDPVYGCVGAISYLQNQVAQLQMQLAMAQAEILCVQMQQETPFAREQKIGIDDDDDHDDKHFMLQHSGFSHGVNQFMSFSSPGTNVVQEPLKRESLWA